In one Balaenoptera musculus isolate JJ_BM4_2016_0621 chromosome 2, mBalMus1.pri.v3, whole genome shotgun sequence genomic region, the following are encoded:
- the LOC118889634 gene encoding coiled-coil domain-containing protein 115-like, translated as MCVEPMAVRDLRAELDSLLLQLLRDLEELEAKRVALNARVEGWLSLSKARYAMGAKSVGPLQYASHMEPQVSVCTSEAQDGLQKFWMVRAGTQTPEEVGPRKAVLCRRKGLTRTPEPDPSAAPQDPLNWFGILVPHSLRQARASFWEGLQLAADMASLQICIDWGRSQLQGLQEKLKQWSLALPDLPPQKQGSEHSCSLTWLHYLRPSSFTDCPPPQLFLPP; from the coding sequence ATGTGTGTGGAGCCCATGGCGGTGCGGGATCTGCGAGCCGAGCTGGACTCGCTTCTCCTGCAGCTGCTCAGGGACCTGGAGGAACTGGAGGCAAAGAGGGTGGCACTGAACGCCCGGGTGGAGGGCTGGCTCTCACTCTCCAAAGCTCGCTATGCCATGGGTGCCAAGTCGGTAGGGCCTCTGCAGTATGCCTCCCACATGGAGCCCCAGGTCAGCGTCTGCACCAGCGAGGCCCAGGACGGACTCCAGAAGTTCTGGATGGTGAGAGCTGGCACCCAGACTCCAGAGGAGGTGGGACCCCGCAAGGCAGTTCTGTGCAGGCGCAAGGGCCTCACGAGGACCCCAGAGCCAGACCCCTCCGCAGCTCCCCAGGACCCTCTGAACTGGTTTGGAATCCTGGTTCCTCACAGTCTACGGCAAGCTCGAGCCAGCTTCTGGGAGGGTCTGCAGCTGGCTGCAGACATGGCCAGCCTTCAGATCTGCATTGACTGGGGTCGAAGTCAGCTCCAGGGGCTGCAGGAGAAACTCAAGCAGTGGAGCCTGGCACTCCCTGACCTGCCACCACAGAAGCAAGGCAGTGAGCACAGCTGTTCTTTGACGTGGCTGCATTATCTCAGGCCTTCTTCCTTCACAgattgccccccaccccagctgttTCTCCCTCCTTAA